Proteins encoded in a region of the Mycolicibacterium neoaurum genome:
- a CDS encoding RNA polymerase sigma-70 factor → MSTGEHAERFTALRPLLFTIAYEILGSATESDDVLQESYLRWAEVDLDTVRDTKSYLAQLVTRQSLNALRAQARRREEYVGPWLPEPLRVQDTDASSDVVLAESVSMAMMVVLETLSPDERAVFVLREVFGFGHDEIAAAVGKSAATVRQLAHRAREHVHARRRRYEPVDSAVNEQLTAQFLLTAATGDIAGLVEMLAPDVVWTADSAGKVSAARRPVHGADRVARLIIGLFRMSGEQGRVEYTTYNNAPALNLYLGESFEGVITVEFTAGKISHFYAMRNPDKLTTAAIPRAIGR, encoded by the coding sequence GTGAGCACCGGTGAGCACGCCGAGCGCTTCACGGCACTGCGCCCATTGCTGTTCACCATTGCCTACGAAATTCTGGGCTCGGCAACGGAATCCGACGATGTCCTACAGGAGAGCTATCTGCGGTGGGCCGAGGTGGATCTGGACACCGTACGCGACACAAAGTCCTATCTGGCCCAGTTGGTGACCCGGCAGTCACTCAACGCGCTACGCGCACAGGCCCGCAGGCGCGAGGAGTATGTCGGGCCGTGGCTGCCCGAGCCGCTGCGGGTGCAGGACACCGATGCGAGCTCGGATGTCGTGCTGGCCGAATCGGTGTCGATGGCGATGATGGTGGTCCTGGAGACGCTGTCACCGGACGAGCGCGCCGTGTTCGTGCTGCGCGAGGTGTTCGGATTCGGCCACGACGAGATCGCCGCTGCGGTCGGCAAATCCGCGGCTACGGTCCGCCAACTGGCGCACCGGGCCCGGGAACACGTGCACGCCCGGCGCAGACGCTACGAGCCGGTCGACAGTGCGGTCAACGAGCAGCTGACCGCACAGTTCCTGCTCACCGCGGCCACCGGCGATATCGCCGGACTGGTCGAGATGCTGGCCCCCGATGTGGTGTGGACCGCCGACAGCGCAGGCAAGGTCAGCGCCGCCCGCCGGCCGGTGCACGGTGCGGACCGGGTGGCGCGGCTGATCATCGGCCTGTTCCGGATGTCCGGCGAGCAGGGCCGGGTCGAATACACCACCTACAACAACGCGCCCGCGCTCAACCTCTACCTGGGTGAGAGCTTCGAGGGCGTCATCACCGTCGAGTTCACCGCGGGCAAGATCTCGCACTTCTACGCCATGCGCAATCCGGACAAGCTCACCACCGCGGCCATCCCGAGAGCCATCGGCCGCTAG
- a CDS encoding transketolase-like TK C-terminal-containing protein — translation MNTTAADTDGDLGTADALERVAERVLWLSTSIVHHANRVRPNVSGLKVGGHQASSASMVAIMTSLWFRQLQSGDRVSVKPHASPVLHSINYLLGELDEKYLTTLREFGGLQSYPSRSKDPDPVDYSTGSVGIGATAPIWGAMARRYVNTHLGAGGTGRQYSLVGDAELDEGAVWEAILDPGIAELGEVVWIVDMNRQSLDRVVPNIAARRLETMFAAAGWQVLTINFGRLLQSLFTRPGGEALRHRIVTMENPEYQRLLRCDAHEIRQRLPGDGPSAAEIAILLDTLDDTTLTAAIRNLGGHDLTTLAEAYRQIDDTRPTVILAYTIKGYGLPTEGHPQNHSALLSNDEYASLAARLDMDVADPWRRFDADSAMGRLCVETAARLRRNPTPSAPMPDIPTDIGRTPKGTSTTQAALGRLLLDLTREAPDAAKRVVTVSPDVSSTTNLAGWVNKVGVWSSDERRNWFADDAQTLMHWNERPSGQHMELGIAETNLVGLIGELGATWSRWGEPLFPIGVLYDPFVERALEPWSFGIYAGGQSILVGTPSGVSLAAEGGAHQSIKTPSIGLEQPGCISYEPAFAIDVEWTLLASMARLGRPDGSSAYLRLSTRPVDQTLADVPTDPAARERRRRQVVAGGYPLRRSPATEVKVTIATMGTMVTEALAAADRLDQVGIPADVVCVTSPGLLFEAWQAQQGRRSADTWILDQLFPTDRPTPMVTVLDGHPHTLAFLASIRQVRLTALGVSGFGQAGDLPDVYRYHGIDADSIVRAALDITN, via the coding sequence GTGAACACCACTGCCGCCGATACCGACGGAGACCTCGGCACCGCCGATGCACTGGAGCGCGTCGCCGAACGCGTGCTGTGGCTGTCCACCTCGATCGTGCACCACGCCAATCGCGTCAGGCCGAACGTCTCGGGACTCAAGGTCGGTGGGCATCAGGCCTCCAGCGCGTCGATGGTCGCGATCATGACGTCGCTGTGGTTTCGGCAGCTGCAATCCGGTGACCGGGTCTCGGTCAAACCCCATGCCTCGCCGGTGCTGCACAGCATCAACTACCTGCTCGGCGAACTGGACGAGAAGTATCTGACCACCTTGCGCGAGTTCGGGGGTCTGCAGTCCTACCCGAGCCGGTCCAAAGATCCTGACCCGGTGGACTATTCGACCGGATCCGTCGGTATCGGAGCCACCGCGCCGATCTGGGGGGCGATGGCGCGCCGCTATGTGAACACCCATCTGGGCGCCGGTGGCACCGGACGCCAGTACTCCCTGGTCGGCGATGCCGAACTGGACGAAGGTGCGGTCTGGGAAGCGATCCTCGATCCGGGTATCGCCGAACTGGGCGAGGTGGTCTGGATCGTCGACATGAACCGTCAATCGCTGGACCGGGTCGTGCCCAATATCGCCGCGCGCCGACTGGAAACCATGTTCGCCGCGGCCGGTTGGCAGGTCCTCACGATCAATTTCGGTCGCCTGCTGCAATCGCTGTTCACCCGGCCCGGCGGAGAGGCGCTGCGCCACCGTATCGTCACGATGGAGAACCCGGAATACCAGCGGTTGCTGCGCTGCGATGCGCACGAGATCCGGCAACGCCTACCCGGCGACGGTCCGTCGGCCGCCGAGATCGCGATACTGCTGGACACCCTCGACGACACCACCCTGACCGCGGCGATCCGCAACCTCGGCGGTCACGACCTCACCACGCTGGCCGAGGCGTACCGGCAGATCGACGACACGCGGCCCACGGTCATCCTGGCGTACACCATCAAGGGTTACGGCCTTCCGACAGAAGGACATCCGCAGAACCACTCGGCGCTGTTGAGCAATGACGAATACGCATCGCTGGCAGCGCGACTCGATATGGACGTCGCCGACCCATGGCGCCGATTCGACGCGGACAGCGCGATGGGCAGATTGTGCGTCGAGACCGCGGCCCGCCTGCGGCGGAATCCCACGCCGTCCGCACCCATGCCGGACATTCCCACCGATATCGGCCGTACCCCGAAGGGCACCTCGACCACTCAAGCCGCGCTGGGACGCCTACTGCTGGATCTGACGCGAGAGGCGCCCGACGCGGCCAAGCGGGTCGTCACCGTCAGCCCGGATGTCAGCTCGACCACCAACCTGGCGGGCTGGGTCAACAAGGTCGGGGTGTGGTCATCCGACGAGCGGCGCAACTGGTTCGCCGACGACGCCCAGACCCTGATGCACTGGAACGAACGGCCCAGCGGACAACACATGGAGCTCGGTATCGCCGAGACCAACCTGGTCGGGCTGATCGGGGAACTGGGTGCCACCTGGAGCCGATGGGGCGAGCCGCTGTTCCCGATCGGCGTGCTGTACGACCCGTTCGTCGAGCGGGCCCTGGAACCCTGGTCGTTCGGCATCTACGCCGGCGGCCAGTCCATCCTGGTCGGCACCCCGTCGGGGGTGAGCCTGGCCGCCGAGGGCGGTGCGCACCAGTCCATCAAGACGCCATCGATCGGCCTGGAGCAGCCCGGCTGCATCAGCTACGAACCGGCTTTCGCGATCGACGTCGAATGGACCCTGTTGGCCAGCATGGCGCGACTGGGCCGCCCGGACGGATCCTCGGCGTACCTGCGGCTGTCGACCCGGCCGGTGGACCAGACGCTCGCCGACGTGCCGACGGATCCGGCCGCGCGCGAGCGACGCCGCCGACAGGTGGTCGCGGGCGGCTACCCGCTGCGTCGATCACCGGCAACGGAGGTGAAGGTGACCATCGCCACCATGGGCACCATGGTCACCGAGGCGCTCGCCGCGGCAGATCGATTGGACCAGGTCGGCATCCCCGCCGACGTGGTGTGCGTGACCAGCCCGGGCTTGCTGTTCGAGGCGTGGCAGGCGCAGCAGGGCAGGCGCTCGGCGGACACCTGGATTCTCGATCAGCTGTTCCCCACCGACCGGCCGACCCCGATGGTGACCGTGCTCGACGGGCACCCGCACACCCTGGCGTTCCTGGCCAGCATCCGACAGGTCCGGTTGACCGCGCTGGGGGTGTCCGGCTTCGGGCAGGCCGGCGATCTGCCGGACGTCTACCGCTATCACGGCATCGATGCCGACAGCATCGTCAGAGCGGCCCTCGACATCACCAACTGA
- the rsmI gene encoding 16S rRNA (cytidine(1402)-2'-O)-methyltransferase: protein MQPPLATPAPAEKSDGRLLLGATPLGQPGDASARLVRAMATADVIAAEDTRRARTLASALEVTPAGRVLSLFDQNEASRVPMLVDEISAGATVLLISDAGMPLINDPGYRLVTACVQAGLTVSCLPGPSAVTTALAVSGLPADRFCFEGFSPRKQVARRNWLTGLAAEARTCVFFESPRRLADTLTDAVDTLGGDRRAVVCRELTKTHEEIRRGTLAELADWAAGGVLGEITVVLAGATPTADLDTLVAQVGDLVDDGMRVKDACAQVIAANPGAPSKRELYDAVLKSRD, encoded by the coding sequence GTGCAACCCCCGCTCGCTACGCCCGCACCCGCCGAAAAGTCCGACGGTCGATTGCTGCTGGGGGCCACTCCCCTGGGGCAGCCCGGCGATGCGTCGGCGCGGTTGGTCCGCGCCATGGCCACCGCGGATGTCATCGCCGCCGAGGACACCCGGCGTGCCCGGACGCTGGCCTCGGCGCTGGAGGTGACACCGGCCGGGCGGGTGCTCAGCCTGTTCGACCAGAACGAGGCCTCGCGGGTGCCGATGCTGGTCGACGAGATTTCCGCCGGGGCCACCGTGCTGCTGATCAGCGACGCCGGGATGCCGCTGATCAACGATCCCGGCTACCGGCTGGTGACCGCCTGCGTGCAGGCCGGGCTGACGGTGAGCTGTCTGCCGGGTCCCTCGGCGGTGACGACGGCGCTGGCGGTGTCCGGGCTGCCTGCCGACCGGTTCTGCTTCGAGGGGTTCTCCCCGCGCAAGCAGGTCGCCCGGCGTAACTGGTTGACCGGCCTGGCCGCCGAGGCGCGCACCTGCGTCTTCTTCGAGTCACCGCGACGGCTGGCCGACACGTTGACCGACGCCGTCGACACCCTCGGCGGTGACCGGCGCGCCGTGGTGTGCCGGGAGCTGACCAAGACCCACGAAGAGATCCGGCGCGGGACGCTGGCCGAATTGGCCGACTGGGCCGCAGGCGGGGTGCTCGGCGAGATCACGGTGGTGCTGGCCGGGGCGACGCCGACGGCCGATCTGGACACCCTGGTGGCTCAGGTGGGCGATCTGGTCGACGACGGGATGCGCGTCAAGGACGCATGTGCCCAGGTCATTGCCGCCAATCCGGGCGCACCGTCCAAGCGTGAGCTCTACGATGCGGTGTTGAAGTCGCGCGACTGA
- a CDS encoding Lrp/AsnC family transcriptional regulator: protein MMTNPGRVVDDVDMRILRALVREPRATTVALAEATGLARNTVHSRLVRLETDGVLQSFERRIDPAALGYPLTAFIMVTVTQRRLRAIGDALADIPEVLEVHGLSGVTDLLVQLVARDADDLYRLAGQILDIDGVEKTTTGLVMRRLVDYRLGPLLDRPRD, encoded by the coding sequence ATGATGACCAATCCCGGCCGGGTCGTCGACGATGTCGACATGCGGATCCTGCGCGCGCTCGTCCGTGAGCCGCGGGCCACCACGGTCGCCTTGGCGGAGGCCACCGGATTGGCCAGAAACACCGTGCACTCGCGGCTGGTGCGCCTCGAGACCGACGGCGTGCTGCAGTCATTCGAGCGGCGGATCGATCCGGCGGCACTGGGATATCCGTTGACCGCGTTCATCATGGTGACGGTCACCCAACGCCGATTACGGGCCATCGGCGACGCTCTTGCCGACATCCCCGAAGTGCTCGAGGTGCATGGTCTCAGCGGCGTCACCGACCTGCTGGTACAACTGGTCGCCCGTGACGCCGACGACCTCTATCGGCTCGCCGGGCAGATCCTCGATATCGACGGCGTCGAGAAGACCACCACCGGGTTGGTCATGCGGCGGCTGGTGGATTACCGGCTCGGTCCGTTGCTCGACCGGCCGCGCGATTAG
- a CDS encoding NAD(P)/FAD-dependent oxidoreductase, with amino-acid sequence MTETVARIVVIGGGYAGALAANHLLQRDDLEITLVNARPQFVERIRLHQLAIGNDDAVADYAELLGARVRLVVDTANRIDTAARRVELASGAALDYDHLIYAVGSTGGVAPEFAYRMGDLEDAQRLAGRLQELPADAPIVVVGGGLTGIEAAAEFAEAGRAVTLVAGATLGPSLSVPGRRSVTRRLRKLGVTVIEGPTVTAVGALDVTLSDGHTLPAAATVWTAGFGVPALAAASGLRTDALGRLITDETLTSVDDDRIVAAGDAAAPSGVPLRMSCQAALPLGAQAANTVLARIAGTEPAPISQAFTGQCISLGRAGGTIQLARTDDTPIRLYLGGRAAAVVKEQVCKGTLAFLRKEARKPGAYFWLKSSKRAKALQLETA; translated from the coding sequence ATGACCGAGACCGTGGCTCGCATCGTCGTCATCGGCGGTGGATACGCCGGCGCACTGGCCGCCAACCATCTACTCCAACGCGATGACCTGGAGATCACCCTGGTCAACGCCCGCCCGCAGTTCGTCGAGCGGATCCGGCTGCACCAGCTGGCGATCGGCAACGACGACGCCGTCGCCGATTACGCCGAATTGCTCGGGGCGCGTGTGCGACTGGTCGTCGACACGGCCAACCGGATCGATACCGCGGCCCGGCGCGTGGAGCTCGCCTCGGGTGCCGCACTGGACTATGACCATCTGATCTATGCCGTGGGCAGCACCGGGGGCGTCGCACCCGAATTCGCCTACCGAATGGGCGATTTGGAGGACGCACAACGCCTGGCCGGGCGCCTGCAGGAGCTACCGGCCGACGCGCCGATCGTCGTCGTGGGCGGCGGATTGACCGGTATCGAGGCCGCGGCGGAGTTCGCCGAAGCCGGCCGCGCGGTCACGCTGGTCGCCGGGGCGACACTCGGGCCCTCGCTGAGCGTTCCGGGTCGGCGGTCGGTGACCAGGCGACTGCGCAAGCTCGGAGTGACGGTCATCGAAGGGCCGACCGTCACCGCCGTCGGCGCACTGGACGTGACGCTGTCCGACGGGCACACTTTGCCCGCGGCCGCCACCGTCTGGACCGCCGGATTCGGGGTGCCCGCGCTGGCCGCCGCGAGCGGACTGCGCACCGACGCATTGGGCAGGTTGATCACCGACGAGACTCTGACCAGCGTCGACGATGACCGTATCGTCGCCGCCGGGGACGCGGCCGCGCCGTCCGGAGTGCCGCTGCGGATGAGCTGCCAGGCAGCGCTGCCATTGGGCGCCCAGGCCGCCAACACCGTGCTGGCCCGCATCGCCGGGACCGAGCCTGCCCCGATCAGCCAGGCCTTCACCGGCCAGTGCATCAGCCTGGGCCGCGCCGGGGGCACCATCCAGCTGGCGCGCACCGATGACACCCCGATCCGGTTGTACCTCGGCGGCCGGGCCGCGGCAGTGGTGAAGGAACAGGTCTGCAAGGGCACCCTGGCGTTCCTGCGCAAGGAGGCCCGCAAACCCGGCGCCTACTTCTGGCTCAAGAGCAGCAAGCGGGCCAAGGCGCTGCAGCTGGAGACGGCATGA
- a CDS encoding aminodeoxychorismate synthase component I, translating into MRIDRLGNLGNAPEVLRWIADAAARHGKAAPAALIGDWFGSRAVIAPSLAAEPVPGLFDAYPGTSTAVGGGWFGYLSYPDGPGRPRIPETAGGWTDSVLRQDADGQWWHESLTDTTLPDWLSGIATAPARPYRLAWSAPDRDRHLAGVTACLDAIGAGEVYQACVCTQFRGRLTGDPLDFFVDAVTRTAPARAAYIAGSWGAVASLSPELFLRRRGEAISSSPIKGTLPLHESPALLRASAKDVAENIMIVDLVRNDLGRLAVTGSVSVPELLRIRPAPGVWHLVSTVAARIPVATPMSAVLDATFPPASVTGTPKGRARDLLSDWEQHRRGIYCGTVGLASPSAGTELNVAIRTVEFDAVGNAVLGVGGGITADSDPSAEWQECLHKAASIIALGRGGELQDGACNLDSAVTQAALPEKT; encoded by the coding sequence GTGCGCATCGACCGGCTCGGCAACCTCGGCAACGCCCCCGAGGTGTTGCGGTGGATCGCCGATGCGGCGGCGCGCCACGGAAAGGCGGCGCCGGCCGCGCTGATCGGTGACTGGTTCGGGTCACGTGCCGTGATCGCGCCCTCGCTGGCGGCCGAACCTGTCCCCGGGCTCTTCGATGCCTACCCCGGTACCTCGACGGCGGTCGGTGGCGGATGGTTCGGCTACCTGTCCTATCCCGACGGACCGGGGCGCCCGCGCATCCCCGAAACCGCGGGCGGTTGGACGGACTCGGTGCTGCGGCAGGACGCAGACGGCCAGTGGTGGCATGAAAGCCTGACCGACACAACACTTCCCGACTGGCTGTCCGGGATCGCGACGGCGCCCGCCCGGCCGTACCGGTTGGCGTGGAGTGCACCCGACCGCGACCGCCACCTCGCTGGTGTGACCGCCTGCCTGGACGCGATCGGCGCCGGCGAGGTCTATCAGGCCTGCGTGTGCACCCAGTTCCGCGGCAGGCTCACCGGGGACCCCCTGGACTTCTTCGTCGACGCCGTCACGCGTACCGCACCGGCGCGCGCGGCCTATATCGCGGGCAGTTGGGGGGCGGTGGCCTCGTTGTCGCCGGAGCTGTTCCTACGCCGCCGTGGCGAGGCGATCTCGTCGAGCCCCATCAAAGGCACACTGCCGCTGCATGAGTCGCCGGCGCTGCTGCGCGCCTCGGCCAAGGACGTCGCCGAGAACATCATGATCGTCGACCTGGTGCGCAACGACCTCGGCAGGCTCGCTGTCACCGGGTCGGTGTCGGTCCCGGAGCTGCTGCGGATCCGGCCCGCGCCCGGGGTGTGGCATCTGGTGTCCACCGTCGCCGCGCGCATCCCGGTCGCGACACCGATGTCAGCCGTGCTGGATGCGACATTCCCGCCGGCGTCGGTGACCGGCACACCCAAGGGCCGTGCCCGTGACCTGCTCAGCGACTGGGAGCAGCATCGTCGCGGAATTTACTGTGGCACAGTGGGCCTGGCTTCACCATCGGCGGGTACCGAGTTGAACGTGGCCATTCGCACAGTCGAATTCGACGCTGTCGGTAACGCGGTGCTCGGCGTCGGCGGCGGTATCACCGCCGATTCGGACCCGAGCGCCGAGTGGCAGGAGTGCCTGCACAAAGCGGCCTCCATCATCGCGCTGGGTCGGGGCGGCGAACTTCAGGACGGAGCCTGCAACTTGGACAGTGCGGTGACCCAGGCCGCGTTGCCGGAGAAGACGTAG
- the metG gene encoding methionine--tRNA ligase, whose translation MTTSFPGAGTRTPGAPFYITTAIAYPNGDPHIGHAYEYIATDAIARFKRLDGYDVRYLTGTDVHGLKMAETAAKLGITAAELATRNSDVFERMQERLGASYDRFIRTSDADHYEASREIWRRMNEAGDIYLGSYQGWYSVRDERFFAEDETEVAEDGTRTAIETGTEVTWTEEQTYFFRLSAYTDRLLALYAEHPEFIGPDVRRNEIVSFVSGGLRDLSISRTTFDWGVPVPDHPDHVMYVWVDALTNYLTGVGFPDTASEAFEKYWPADLHMIGKDIIRFHTVYWPAFLMSAGLALPKRIFAHGFINVKGEKMSKSLGNVVDPLVLVDEFGVDAVRYFFLREVPFGQDGSYSEEAIIGRINADLANELGNLAQRSLSMVNKNLDGVVPVPGAFTAEDNELLAAADALLGRVRECYDQQAMHLALDAIWSVLGAANRYFSAQEPWVLRKTETPEAQQRFGTVLYTTLETVRIATLLTQPVMPTATAKLLDLLGQPAEARDFGAIGARLTPGVTLPKPEGVFPRYQTDV comes from the coding sequence ATGACTACGTCCTTCCCCGGCGCGGGGACGCGCACCCCAGGCGCCCCTTTCTACATCACCACTGCCATCGCCTACCCCAACGGCGATCCGCACATCGGGCACGCCTACGAGTACATCGCCACCGACGCCATCGCCCGGTTCAAGCGTCTCGACGGTTACGACGTGCGCTACCTCACCGGTACCGATGTGCACGGCCTGAAGATGGCCGAGACGGCCGCCAAGCTCGGCATCACCGCCGCCGAGCTGGCCACCCGCAACTCCGATGTCTTCGAGCGCATGCAGGAACGCCTCGGCGCCTCCTACGACCGCTTCATCCGGACCTCCGATGCCGACCACTACGAGGCCTCCCGAGAGATCTGGCGCCGGATGAACGAGGCGGGCGACATCTACCTCGGCAGCTACCAGGGCTGGTACTCGGTGCGCGACGAGCGCTTCTTCGCCGAGGACGAGACCGAGGTGGCCGAGGACGGCACGCGCACCGCCATCGAGACCGGTACCGAGGTCACCTGGACCGAGGAGCAGACCTACTTCTTCCGGCTGTCGGCCTACACCGATCGACTGCTGGCGCTCTACGCCGAGCACCCCGAGTTCATCGGACCCGATGTGCGCCGCAACGAGATCGTCAGCTTCGTCTCCGGCGGGCTGCGCGACCTGTCGATCTCGCGCACCACCTTCGACTGGGGCGTCCCGGTGCCCGATCACCCCGACCACGTCATGTACGTCTGGGTGGATGCGCTGACGAATTACCTCACCGGGGTCGGCTTCCCGGACACCGCGTCCGAGGCGTTCGAGAAGTACTGGCCCGCCGATCTACACATGATCGGCAAGGACATCATCCGGTTCCACACCGTCTACTGGCCCGCGTTCCTGATGTCGGCCGGGCTGGCGCTGCCGAAGCGGATATTCGCCCACGGGTTCATCAACGTCAAGGGCGAGAAGATGAGCAAGTCACTGGGCAATGTGGTCGATCCCCTGGTGCTCGTCGACGAGTTCGGGGTGGACGCGGTGCGTTATTTCTTCCTGCGCGAGGTGCCCTTCGGCCAGGACGGCAGCTACAGCGAAGAGGCGATCATCGGCCGGATCAACGCCGATCTAGCCAACGAACTGGGCAACCTGGCACAGCGGTCGCTGTCGATGGTGAACAAGAACCTCGACGGCGTGGTTCCCGTCCCCGGGGCGTTCACCGCCGAGGACAACGAACTGCTGGCCGCCGCCGATGCGCTGCTGGGCCGGGTGCGCGAGTGCTATGACCAGCAGGCCATGCATCTGGCGCTGGACGCCATCTGGTCGGTCCTCGGCGCGGCCAACCGCTACTTCTCGGCACAGGAACCGTGGGTGCTGCGCAAGACCGAAACCCCGGAAGCGCAGCAGCGTTTCGGCACGGTGCTCTACACCACGCTGGAGACCGTGCGCATCGCCACCCTGCTGACCCAGCCGGTGATGCCGACCGCGACCGCCAAACTGCTCGACCTGCTCGGCCAGCCGGCCGAGGCACGCGATTTCGGTGCGATCGGCGCCCGGCTCACCCCGGGTGTCACGTTGCCCAAACCCGAAGGCGTGTTCCCCCGCTATCAGACGGATGTGTGA
- the gdhA gene encoding NADP-specific glutamate dehydrogenase, which yields MTSLHEKLHDIYDEVAQRNPGETEFHQAVYEVLTSLGPVVAKHPEYADNAVIRRLCEPERQIIFRVPWVDDSGAVQINRGFRVEFNSALGPYKGGLRFHPSVYLGIVKFLGFEQIFKNSLTGLPIGGGKGGSDFDPKGRSPQEVMRFCQSFMTELYRHIGEYTDVPAGDIGVGTREIGYLFGQYKRITNRWEAGVFTGKGLTWGGSQVRTEATGYGTVFFVDEILRAAGDSFDGKRVVVSGSGNVAVYAIEKVQSLGGIVVACSDSGGYIVDDAGIDLDLVKEIKEVRRGRIDEYPDARGNGAHFVAKRSVWEVPCDIAMPCATQNELTGTDAGALIESGCRIVAEGANMPCTPDAVKYFSEAGVTFAPGKAANAGGVATSALEMQQNASRDSWTFEETEARLAEIMGRIHHTCLTTADEYGQPGNYAAGANIAGFIRVADAMAALGLV from the coding sequence ATGACCAGCCTGCACGAGAAGCTCCACGACATCTATGACGAAGTGGCCCAGCGCAATCCGGGCGAGACGGAATTTCACCAGGCCGTCTACGAGGTGCTCACCAGTCTCGGACCGGTGGTCGCCAAGCATCCGGAGTACGCCGACAACGCGGTGATCCGCCGGCTCTGCGAGCCGGAGCGCCAGATCATCTTCCGGGTGCCGTGGGTCGACGATTCCGGTGCCGTGCAGATCAACCGGGGATTCCGGGTCGAGTTCAACTCCGCCCTGGGCCCCTACAAGGGCGGGCTGCGGTTCCACCCGTCGGTGTATCTGGGCATCGTGAAATTCCTCGGCTTCGAACAGATCTTCAAGAACTCGTTGACCGGTCTGCCGATCGGCGGCGGCAAGGGCGGGTCCGATTTCGACCCGAAAGGTCGCTCGCCCCAGGAGGTCATGCGGTTCTGTCAGTCGTTCATGACCGAGCTCTACCGCCACATCGGTGAATACACCGATGTGCCCGCCGGTGATATCGGCGTCGGCACCCGCGAGATCGGTTATCTGTTCGGCCAGTACAAGCGGATCACCAACCGGTGGGAGGCCGGCGTGTTCACCGGAAAGGGCCTGACGTGGGGCGGCTCCCAGGTCCGCACCGAGGCCACCGGATACGGGACGGTGTTCTTCGTCGACGAGATCCTGCGAGCCGCCGGCGATTCATTCGACGGTAAGCGGGTCGTGGTGTCGGGGTCGGGCAACGTGGCCGTCTACGCCATCGAGAAGGTGCAGTCCCTCGGCGGAATCGTGGTGGCCTGTTCGGATTCCGGCGGCTACATCGTCGACGACGCGGGCATCGACCTCGATCTGGTCAAGGAGATCAAGGAGGTGCGCCGCGGCAGGATCGACGAGTACCCCGACGCCCGCGGCAATGGCGCGCACTTCGTGGCGAAGCGGAGCGTGTGGGAGGTGCCCTGCGATATCGCCATGCCATGCGCCACCCAGAACGAGTTGACCGGCACCGACGCCGGCGCCCTCATCGAATCGGGGTGCCGCATCGTCGCCGAGGGCGCCAACATGCCGTGCACCCCCGATGCCGTCAAGTATTTCAGCGAGGCGGGGGTGACGTTCGCTCCCGGCAAGGCCGCCAACGCCGGTGGGGTGGCGACCAGCGCTCTGGAGATGCAGCAGAATGCGTCACGCGATTCCTGGACGTTCGAGGAGACCGAGGCGCGACTGGCCGAGATCATGGGTCGCATCCACCACACCTGCCTCACCACGGCCGACGAATACGGACAGCCCGGCAACTACGCGGCCGGCGCCAATATCGCCGGATTCATCAGGGTGGCCGATGCGATGGCGGCGCTGGGCCTGGTCTAA